A DNA window from Andrena cerasifolii isolate SP2316 chromosome 16, iyAndCera1_principal, whole genome shotgun sequence contains the following coding sequences:
- the Ago2 gene encoding argonaute 2 isoform X1 — MTKKGNQKQRKGAKQDAAASRSQQQEQQPSSSQQQQQQPSGPQQQQQRPLGPQQQQQRPPGSQQQQQQPQGAWQRPPGPQQQQRPPGPQQQQQRPPGPQQQQQRPPGPQQQQQRPPGPQQQQQQPQGPWQRPLGPQQQQQQQQPQGPWQRPPGPQQQQQQPQGPWQRPPGPQQQQQRPPGPQQQQQRPPGPQQQQQRPPGPQQQQQQPQGPWQRPLGPQQQQQQQQPQGPWQRPPGPQQQQQQQQPQGPWQRPPGPQQQQQQQQPQAPWQRPPGPQQQQQRPPGPQQQQQRPPGPQKQQQQPPGPQQQQQQPPAASQQKQQIAKAPVVLEEVPVIVKSTSSKISLSTAMQQLYVDQIPKRSGRVGGTAGRPITVETNMFRINFGSMFQKNVVHYDVVIDPDRPKFLMRPVFEEYRKMFFPNRYPAFDGKKNAYSGQDLPFGDHSQEADVKVFDVERQQERTFKMYMKKVALLDLSWLTKTQLDTIEFDREQKGIQALDVILRHGPLHRFIPVGRSLFQQPEPGRVVSLSNGLDLWVGVFQSAVVGWRTYLNIDVAHKGFPTPQSVMNLMRELCQNPRSNTESRLSPDEVKYNSAKIMKFLKGLKIQYEIPGQPNTKRTYRVNELVDCPRKNKFSLDNGTLSTVEDYFSQTKKYRLQFPDLPCLWVGSRTNQKKIHLPVELCTIVAGQVTQKKMDEVQTSKMIREAATDTNKRKQKIMSGFASMKLNEQPTLMKEFHLSVQGEFEKVPARVLQAPQLQYDQKRVNVFKGVWRAEKFLNPCDLPENTWTILCLDRYVQDRNLYELHEKLQRGGAFVKMSIGKPITPFVSLNIQNRNINEVLNYFNEKKKQNLRLVVVIIPPLDTAYSLVKQISELKVTGGVVTQCLKSQTLKKLSDATITNILLKINSKLNGINHTFAQRPRCLNAPCMLVGADVTHPSPDAVDIPSIAAVAASHDPNAFKYNIELRLQSPREEMIQDLENIMRKQLVYFYKKTGQKPCKIIFYRDGVSEGQLPQVMHYELSAIKKALAKLDNSTEHKIPITFLVVQKRHHIRLFPTDAKNSDDRNFNVQAGTIVDTEITHPTHVDFYLVSHASIQGTARPTKYRCICNENQLSEDEIEQLTYYLCHMFARCTRSVSYPAPTYYAHLAAFRARAWIHNVPLNISNLQEEQLRKMTMQMENSPMFFV; from the exons ATGACGAAAAAAG GAAATCAAAAGCAAAGGAAAGGTGCCAAACAAGATGCTGCGGCATCTCGTTCACAACAGCAGGAACAACAACCATCTAGttcacagcagcagcagcagcaaccgt CTGGtccacagcagcagcagcagcgaccACTCGGtccgcagcagcaacaacagcgaCCACCTGGTtcacagcagcagcaacagcaaccacAGGGAGCATGGCAGCGACCACCCGGTCCACAACAGCAGCAGCGACCACCCGGtccacaacagcagcagcagcgaccACCCGGtccacagcagcagcagcagcgaccACCCGGTccacaacagcagcaacagcgaCCACCCGGTccacagcagcaacaacagcaaccaCAAGGACCATGGCAGCGACCACTTGGtccacagcagcagcagcaacaacagcaaccaCAAGGACCATGGCAGCGACCACCCGGTccacagcagcaacaacagcaaccaCAAGGACCATGGCAGCGACCACCCGGtccacaacagcagcagcagcgaccACCCGGtccacagcagcagcagcagcgaccACCCGGtccacaacagcagcagcagcgaccACCCGGTccacagcagcaacaacagcaaccaCAAGGACCATGGCAGCGACCACTTGGtccacagcagcagcagcaacaacagcaaccaCAAGGACCATGGCAGCGACCACCCGGtccacagcagcagcagcaacaacagcaaccaCAAGGACCATGGCAGCGACCACCCGGtccacagcagcagcagcaacaacagcaaccaCAAGCACCATGGCAGCGACCACCTGGtccacagcagcagcagcaacgacCACCTGGtccacagcagcagcagcaacgacCACCCGGTCCAcagaagcagcagcagcaaccacCTGGtccacagcagcagcaacaacaaccacCTGCTGCATCTCAGCAGAAACAACAGATTGCGAAAGCCCCAGTAGTATTAGAG GAGGTCCCAGTAATCGTAAAAAGTACAAGTAGTAAGATTAGTTTGTCAACTGCTATGCAACAATTGTATGTAGACCAAATACCAAAAAGAAGTGGCAGAGTGGGAGGAACAGCGGGAAGGCCAATCACTGTGGAAACCAATATGTTTAGGATCAATTTTGGTTCAATGTTTCAAAAGAACGTCGTACATTACGACGTGGTTATTGATCCAGACAGACCAAAGTTCTTAATGAGGCCAGTTTTTGAGGAATATAGGAAGATGTTTTTTCCAAATAGGTATCCAGCATTCGATGGAAAAAAGAATGCATATAGTGGACAGGATCTTCCTTTTGGTGATCATAGT CAAGAGGCTGATGTGAAAGTCTTTGATGTCGAACGTCAACAGGAAAGAACTTTCAAGATGTATATGAAAAAAGTTGCACTTCTAGATTTATCATGGCTAACGAAAACACAGCTTGATACAATCGAGTTTGATAGGGAACAGAAAGGCATCCAAGCTTTGGATGTTATCCTACGTCATGGACCCTTGCATCGTTTTATTCCA GTTGGTAGATCACTCTTCCAGCAGCCAGAACCAGGCAGAGTTGTGTCACTGTCAAATGGTTTAGACTTGTGGGTTGGTGTATTTCAATCTGCTGTAGTTGGCTGGAGAACTTATTTGAACATAGATG ttGCACACAAAGGTTTTCCAACACCGCAATCAGTTATGAATTTAATGAGAGAGCTTTGCCAGAATCCGAGAAGTAATACGGAATCACGTCTAAGTCCAGACGAAGTGAAATATAATTCTGCTAAAATCATGAAGTTCTTAAAAGGATTGAAAATTCAGTATGAAATACCTGGGCAACCTAATACTAAACGAACGTATCGTGTAAATGAGTTAGTCGATTGTCCGAGaaagaataaattttctttagacAACGGCACGTTATCCACGGTGGAAGATTATTTCTCGCAGACCAAGAAATATAGGCTGCAATTTCCTGACCTACCGTGTCTTTGGGTGGGGTCCCGAACTAATCAGAAGAAGATACACTTACCCGTAGAG TTATGCACAATAGTAGCTGGGCAAGTAACACAAAAGAAAATGGACGAAGTTCAAACTTCTAAGATGATCAGAGAGGCAGCGACCGATACTAACAAACGTAAACAGAAAATTATGAGCGGC TTCGCAAGTATGAAGTTAAACGAGCAGCCGACTCTGATGAAGGAATTTCATCTTTCTGTACAAGGCGAATTTGAAAAAGTGCCCGCCAGAGTCCTTCAAGCTCCCCAATTACAATACGATCAAAAACGAGTTAACGTGTTCAAAGGAGTATGGCGCGCAGAGAAATTTTTAAACCCATGCGATTTACCAGAAAATACCTGGACTATTTTGTGTTTAGACAGATACGTGCAGGACCGGAATTTATACGAGTTACATGAGAAATTACAACGCGGTG GTGCATTTGTTAAAATGTCAATTGGCAAACCGATAACGCCATTTGTCAGCTTAAACATACAAAACAGGAATATTAATGAAGTCTTAAATTACTTTAACGAAAAGAAGAAGCAAAACTTGAGATTGGTAGTGGTAATAATTCCACCTTTAGACACCGCATACA GTCTGGTAAAGCAGATTTCAGAATTGAAAGTAACCGGTGGTGTTGTAACGCAATGCTTAAAGtctcaaactttaaaaaaattaagcgaTGCAACAATTACAAACATTTTATTAAAGATTAACTCGAAACTTAACGGTATTAATCATACATTTGCCCAACG GCCGCGTTGCTTAAACGCACCGTGCATGTTAGTTGGTGCGGATGTCACTCATCCATCACCCGACGCTGTAGACATACCTTCGATCGCTGCT GTTGCTGCCAGCCACGACCCTAACGCTTTTAAATATAACATCGAACTGAGACTTCAGTCGCCAAGGGAAGAAATGATTCAAGATCTTGAGAATATTATGCGGAAACAGTTGGTATACTTCTATAAGAAAACAGGACAGAAGCCTTGCAAAATTATCTTTTATcg AGATGGCGTGAGCGAAGGGCAACTTCCGCAAGTGATGCATTACGAATTATCTGCTATAAAAAAAGCTCTCGCAAAGTTGGACAACTCTACCGAGCATAAAATTCCAATTACGTTCCTCGTGGTTCAGAAGAGACATCATATACGTCTTTTCCCCACTGATGCAAAGAATTCCGACGATAGGAACTTCAACGTGCAAGCGGGTACCATCGTCGACACGGAAATCACTCATCCAACTCACGTAGATTTCTACCTCGTATCACATGCTAGTATCCAA GGTACAGCAAGGCCTACAAAGTACAGGTGCATATGTAACGAAAATCAGCTGTCGGAAGATGAGATTGAGCAGCTGACGTATTACCTCTGTCATATGTTCGCACGTTGTACGAGATCCGTTAGCTACCCTGCACCCACCTATTACGCTCATTTAGCTGCGTTCAGGGCTCGCGCATGGATACACAA TGTTCCTTTAAACATAAGCAACCTACAAGAAGAGCAACTAAGGAAAATGACCATGCAAATGGAAAATTCACCCATGTTTTTTGTGTAG
- the Ago2 gene encoding argonaute 2 isoform X9 has translation MTKKGNQKQRKGAKQDAAASRSQQQEQQPSSSQQQQQQPSGPQQQQQRPLGPQQQQQRPPGPQQQQQRPPGPQQQQQRPPGPQQQQQQPQGPWQRPLGPQQQQQQQQPQGPWQRPPGPQQQQQQPQGPWQRPPGPQQQQQRPPGPQQQQQRPPGPQQQQQRPPGPQQQQQQPQGPWQRPLGPQQQQQQQQPQGPWQRPPGPQQQQQQQQPQGPWQRPPGPQQQQQQQQPQAPWQRPPGPQQQQQRPPGPQQQQQRPPGPQKQQQQPPGPQQQQQQPPAASQQKQQIAKAPVVLEEVPVIVKSTSSKISLSTAMQQLYVDQIPKRSGRVGGTAGRPITVETNMFRINFGSMFQKNVVHYDVVIDPDRPKFLMRPVFEEYRKMFFPNRYPAFDGKKNAYSGQDLPFGDHSQEADVKVFDVERQQERTFKMYMKKVALLDLSWLTKTQLDTIEFDREQKGIQALDVILRHGPLHRFIPVGRSLFQQPEPGRVVSLSNGLDLWVGVFQSAVVGWRTYLNIDVAHKGFPTPQSVMNLMRELCQNPRSNTESRLSPDEVKYNSAKIMKFLKGLKIQYEIPGQPNTKRTYRVNELVDCPRKNKFSLDNGTLSTVEDYFSQTKKYRLQFPDLPCLWVGSRTNQKKIHLPVELCTIVAGQVTQKKMDEVQTSKMIREAATDTNKRKQKIMSGFASMKLNEQPTLMKEFHLSVQGEFEKVPARVLQAPQLQYDQKRVNVFKGVWRAEKFLNPCDLPENTWTILCLDRYVQDRNLYELHEKLQRGGAFVKMSIGKPITPFVSLNIQNRNINEVLNYFNEKKKQNLRLVVVIIPPLDTAYSLVKQISELKVTGGVVTQCLKSQTLKKLSDATITNILLKINSKLNGINHTFAQRPRCLNAPCMLVGADVTHPSPDAVDIPSIAAVAASHDPNAFKYNIELRLQSPREEMIQDLENIMRKQLVYFYKKTGQKPCKIIFYRDGVSEGQLPQVMHYELSAIKKALAKLDNSTEHKIPITFLVVQKRHHIRLFPTDAKNSDDRNFNVQAGTIVDTEITHPTHVDFYLVSHASIQGTARPTKYRCICNENQLSEDEIEQLTYYLCHMFARCTRSVSYPAPTYYAHLAAFRARAWIHNVPLNISNLQEEQLRKMTMQMENSPMFFV, from the exons ATGACGAAAAAAG GAAATCAAAAGCAAAGGAAAGGTGCCAAACAAGATGCTGCGGCATCTCGTTCACAACAGCAGGAACAACAACCATCTAGttcacagcagcagcagcagcaaccgt CTGGtccacagcagcagcagcagcgaccACTCGGtccgcagcagcaacaacagcgaCCAC CCGGtccacagcagcagcagcagcgaccACCCGGTccacaacagcagcaacagcgaCCACCCGGTccacagcagcaacaacagcaaccaCAAGGACCATGGCAGCGACCACTTGGtccacagcagcagcagcaacaacagcaaccaCAAGGACCATGGCAGCGACCACCCGGTccacagcagcaacaacagcaaccaCAAGGACCATGGCAGCGACCACCCGGtccacaacagcagcagcagcgaccACCCGGtccacagcagcagcagcagcgaccACCCGGtccacaacagcagcagcagcgaccACCCGGTccacagcagcaacaacagcaaccaCAAGGACCATGGCAGCGACCACTTGGtccacagcagcagcagcaacaacagcaaccaCAAGGACCATGGCAGCGACCACCCGGtccacagcagcagcagcaacaacagcaaccaCAAGGACCATGGCAGCGACCACCCGGtccacagcagcagcagcaacaacagcaaccaCAAGCACCATGGCAGCGACCACCTGGtccacagcagcagcagcaacgacCACCTGGtccacagcagcagcagcaacgacCACCCGGTCCAcagaagcagcagcagcaaccacCTGGtccacagcagcagcaacaacaaccacCTGCTGCATCTCAGCAGAAACAACAGATTGCGAAAGCCCCAGTAGTATTAGAG GAGGTCCCAGTAATCGTAAAAAGTACAAGTAGTAAGATTAGTTTGTCAACTGCTATGCAACAATTGTATGTAGACCAAATACCAAAAAGAAGTGGCAGAGTGGGAGGAACAGCGGGAAGGCCAATCACTGTGGAAACCAATATGTTTAGGATCAATTTTGGTTCAATGTTTCAAAAGAACGTCGTACATTACGACGTGGTTATTGATCCAGACAGACCAAAGTTCTTAATGAGGCCAGTTTTTGAGGAATATAGGAAGATGTTTTTTCCAAATAGGTATCCAGCATTCGATGGAAAAAAGAATGCATATAGTGGACAGGATCTTCCTTTTGGTGATCATAGT CAAGAGGCTGATGTGAAAGTCTTTGATGTCGAACGTCAACAGGAAAGAACTTTCAAGATGTATATGAAAAAAGTTGCACTTCTAGATTTATCATGGCTAACGAAAACACAGCTTGATACAATCGAGTTTGATAGGGAACAGAAAGGCATCCAAGCTTTGGATGTTATCCTACGTCATGGACCCTTGCATCGTTTTATTCCA GTTGGTAGATCACTCTTCCAGCAGCCAGAACCAGGCAGAGTTGTGTCACTGTCAAATGGTTTAGACTTGTGGGTTGGTGTATTTCAATCTGCTGTAGTTGGCTGGAGAACTTATTTGAACATAGATG ttGCACACAAAGGTTTTCCAACACCGCAATCAGTTATGAATTTAATGAGAGAGCTTTGCCAGAATCCGAGAAGTAATACGGAATCACGTCTAAGTCCAGACGAAGTGAAATATAATTCTGCTAAAATCATGAAGTTCTTAAAAGGATTGAAAATTCAGTATGAAATACCTGGGCAACCTAATACTAAACGAACGTATCGTGTAAATGAGTTAGTCGATTGTCCGAGaaagaataaattttctttagacAACGGCACGTTATCCACGGTGGAAGATTATTTCTCGCAGACCAAGAAATATAGGCTGCAATTTCCTGACCTACCGTGTCTTTGGGTGGGGTCCCGAACTAATCAGAAGAAGATACACTTACCCGTAGAG TTATGCACAATAGTAGCTGGGCAAGTAACACAAAAGAAAATGGACGAAGTTCAAACTTCTAAGATGATCAGAGAGGCAGCGACCGATACTAACAAACGTAAACAGAAAATTATGAGCGGC TTCGCAAGTATGAAGTTAAACGAGCAGCCGACTCTGATGAAGGAATTTCATCTTTCTGTACAAGGCGAATTTGAAAAAGTGCCCGCCAGAGTCCTTCAAGCTCCCCAATTACAATACGATCAAAAACGAGTTAACGTGTTCAAAGGAGTATGGCGCGCAGAGAAATTTTTAAACCCATGCGATTTACCAGAAAATACCTGGACTATTTTGTGTTTAGACAGATACGTGCAGGACCGGAATTTATACGAGTTACATGAGAAATTACAACGCGGTG GTGCATTTGTTAAAATGTCAATTGGCAAACCGATAACGCCATTTGTCAGCTTAAACATACAAAACAGGAATATTAATGAAGTCTTAAATTACTTTAACGAAAAGAAGAAGCAAAACTTGAGATTGGTAGTGGTAATAATTCCACCTTTAGACACCGCATACA GTCTGGTAAAGCAGATTTCAGAATTGAAAGTAACCGGTGGTGTTGTAACGCAATGCTTAAAGtctcaaactttaaaaaaattaagcgaTGCAACAATTACAAACATTTTATTAAAGATTAACTCGAAACTTAACGGTATTAATCATACATTTGCCCAACG GCCGCGTTGCTTAAACGCACCGTGCATGTTAGTTGGTGCGGATGTCACTCATCCATCACCCGACGCTGTAGACATACCTTCGATCGCTGCT GTTGCTGCCAGCCACGACCCTAACGCTTTTAAATATAACATCGAACTGAGACTTCAGTCGCCAAGGGAAGAAATGATTCAAGATCTTGAGAATATTATGCGGAAACAGTTGGTATACTTCTATAAGAAAACAGGACAGAAGCCTTGCAAAATTATCTTTTATcg AGATGGCGTGAGCGAAGGGCAACTTCCGCAAGTGATGCATTACGAATTATCTGCTATAAAAAAAGCTCTCGCAAAGTTGGACAACTCTACCGAGCATAAAATTCCAATTACGTTCCTCGTGGTTCAGAAGAGACATCATATACGTCTTTTCCCCACTGATGCAAAGAATTCCGACGATAGGAACTTCAACGTGCAAGCGGGTACCATCGTCGACACGGAAATCACTCATCCAACTCACGTAGATTTCTACCTCGTATCACATGCTAGTATCCAA GGTACAGCAAGGCCTACAAAGTACAGGTGCATATGTAACGAAAATCAGCTGTCGGAAGATGAGATTGAGCAGCTGACGTATTACCTCTGTCATATGTTCGCACGTTGTACGAGATCCGTTAGCTACCCTGCACCCACCTATTACGCTCATTTAGCTGCGTTCAGGGCTCGCGCATGGATACACAA TGTTCCTTTAAACATAAGCAACCTACAAGAAGAGCAACTAAGGAAAATGACCATGCAAATGGAAAATTCACCCATGTTTTTTGTGTAG
- the Ago2 gene encoding argonaute 2 isoform X7, producing the protein MTKKGNQKQRKGAKQDAAASRSQQQEQQPSSSQQQQQQPSGPQQQQQRPLGPQQQQQRPPGPQQQQQRPPGPQQQQQRPPGPQQQQQRPPGPQQQQQQPQGPWQRPLGPQQQQQQQQPQGPWQRPPGPQQQQQQPQGPWQRPPGPQQQQQRPPGPQQQQQRPPGPQQQQQRPPGPQQQQQQPQGPWQRPLGPQQQQQQQQPQGPWQRPPGPQQQQQQQQPQGPWQRPPGPQQQQQQQQPQAPWQRPPGPQQQQQRPPGPQQQQQRPPGPQKQQQQPPGPQQQQQQPPAASQQKQQIAKAPVVLEEVPVIVKSTSSKISLSTAMQQLYVDQIPKRSGRVGGTAGRPITVETNMFRINFGSMFQKNVVHYDVVIDPDRPKFLMRPVFEEYRKMFFPNRYPAFDGKKNAYSGQDLPFGDHSQEADVKVFDVERQQERTFKMYMKKVALLDLSWLTKTQLDTIEFDREQKGIQALDVILRHGPLHRFIPVGRSLFQQPEPGRVVSLSNGLDLWVGVFQSAVVGWRTYLNIDVAHKGFPTPQSVMNLMRELCQNPRSNTESRLSPDEVKYNSAKIMKFLKGLKIQYEIPGQPNTKRTYRVNELVDCPRKNKFSLDNGTLSTVEDYFSQTKKYRLQFPDLPCLWVGSRTNQKKIHLPVELCTIVAGQVTQKKMDEVQTSKMIREAATDTNKRKQKIMSGFASMKLNEQPTLMKEFHLSVQGEFEKVPARVLQAPQLQYDQKRVNVFKGVWRAEKFLNPCDLPENTWTILCLDRYVQDRNLYELHEKLQRGGAFVKMSIGKPITPFVSLNIQNRNINEVLNYFNEKKKQNLRLVVVIIPPLDTAYSLVKQISELKVTGGVVTQCLKSQTLKKLSDATITNILLKINSKLNGINHTFAQRPRCLNAPCMLVGADVTHPSPDAVDIPSIAAVAASHDPNAFKYNIELRLQSPREEMIQDLENIMRKQLVYFYKKTGQKPCKIIFYRDGVSEGQLPQVMHYELSAIKKALAKLDNSTEHKIPITFLVVQKRHHIRLFPTDAKNSDDRNFNVQAGTIVDTEITHPTHVDFYLVSHASIQGTARPTKYRCICNENQLSEDEIEQLTYYLCHMFARCTRSVSYPAPTYYAHLAAFRARAWIHNVPLNISNLQEEQLRKMTMQMENSPMFFV; encoded by the exons ATGACGAAAAAAG GAAATCAAAAGCAAAGGAAAGGTGCCAAACAAGATGCTGCGGCATCTCGTTCACAACAGCAGGAACAACAACCATCTAGttcacagcagcagcagcagcaaccgt CTGGtccacagcagcagcagcagcgaccACTCGGtccgcagcagcaacaacagcgaCCAC CCGGtccacaacagcagcagcagcgaccACCCGGtccacagcagcagcagcagcgaccACCCGGTccacaacagcagcaacagcgaCCACCCGGTccacagcagcaacaacagcaaccaCAAGGACCATGGCAGCGACCACTTGGtccacagcagcagcagcaacaacagcaaccaCAAGGACCATGGCAGCGACCACCCGGTccacagcagcaacaacagcaaccaCAAGGACCATGGCAGCGACCACCCGGtccacaacagcagcagcagcgaccACCCGGtccacagcagcagcagcagcgaccACCCGGtccacaacagcagcagcagcgaccACCCGGTccacagcagcaacaacagcaaccaCAAGGACCATGGCAGCGACCACTTGGtccacagcagcagcagcaacaacagcaaccaCAAGGACCATGGCAGCGACCACCCGGtccacagcagcagcagcaacaacagcaaccaCAAGGACCATGGCAGCGACCACCCGGtccacagcagcagcagcaacaacagcaaccaCAAGCACCATGGCAGCGACCACCTGGtccacagcagcagcagcaacgacCACCTGGtccacagcagcagcagcaacgacCACCCGGTCCAcagaagcagcagcagcaaccacCTGGtccacagcagcagcaacaacaaccacCTGCTGCATCTCAGCAGAAACAACAGATTGCGAAAGCCCCAGTAGTATTAGAG GAGGTCCCAGTAATCGTAAAAAGTACAAGTAGTAAGATTAGTTTGTCAACTGCTATGCAACAATTGTATGTAGACCAAATACCAAAAAGAAGTGGCAGAGTGGGAGGAACAGCGGGAAGGCCAATCACTGTGGAAACCAATATGTTTAGGATCAATTTTGGTTCAATGTTTCAAAAGAACGTCGTACATTACGACGTGGTTATTGATCCAGACAGACCAAAGTTCTTAATGAGGCCAGTTTTTGAGGAATATAGGAAGATGTTTTTTCCAAATAGGTATCCAGCATTCGATGGAAAAAAGAATGCATATAGTGGACAGGATCTTCCTTTTGGTGATCATAGT CAAGAGGCTGATGTGAAAGTCTTTGATGTCGAACGTCAACAGGAAAGAACTTTCAAGATGTATATGAAAAAAGTTGCACTTCTAGATTTATCATGGCTAACGAAAACACAGCTTGATACAATCGAGTTTGATAGGGAACAGAAAGGCATCCAAGCTTTGGATGTTATCCTACGTCATGGACCCTTGCATCGTTTTATTCCA GTTGGTAGATCACTCTTCCAGCAGCCAGAACCAGGCAGAGTTGTGTCACTGTCAAATGGTTTAGACTTGTGGGTTGGTGTATTTCAATCTGCTGTAGTTGGCTGGAGAACTTATTTGAACATAGATG ttGCACACAAAGGTTTTCCAACACCGCAATCAGTTATGAATTTAATGAGAGAGCTTTGCCAGAATCCGAGAAGTAATACGGAATCACGTCTAAGTCCAGACGAAGTGAAATATAATTCTGCTAAAATCATGAAGTTCTTAAAAGGATTGAAAATTCAGTATGAAATACCTGGGCAACCTAATACTAAACGAACGTATCGTGTAAATGAGTTAGTCGATTGTCCGAGaaagaataaattttctttagacAACGGCACGTTATCCACGGTGGAAGATTATTTCTCGCAGACCAAGAAATATAGGCTGCAATTTCCTGACCTACCGTGTCTTTGGGTGGGGTCCCGAACTAATCAGAAGAAGATACACTTACCCGTAGAG TTATGCACAATAGTAGCTGGGCAAGTAACACAAAAGAAAATGGACGAAGTTCAAACTTCTAAGATGATCAGAGAGGCAGCGACCGATACTAACAAACGTAAACAGAAAATTATGAGCGGC TTCGCAAGTATGAAGTTAAACGAGCAGCCGACTCTGATGAAGGAATTTCATCTTTCTGTACAAGGCGAATTTGAAAAAGTGCCCGCCAGAGTCCTTCAAGCTCCCCAATTACAATACGATCAAAAACGAGTTAACGTGTTCAAAGGAGTATGGCGCGCAGAGAAATTTTTAAACCCATGCGATTTACCAGAAAATACCTGGACTATTTTGTGTTTAGACAGATACGTGCAGGACCGGAATTTATACGAGTTACATGAGAAATTACAACGCGGTG GTGCATTTGTTAAAATGTCAATTGGCAAACCGATAACGCCATTTGTCAGCTTAAACATACAAAACAGGAATATTAATGAAGTCTTAAATTACTTTAACGAAAAGAAGAAGCAAAACTTGAGATTGGTAGTGGTAATAATTCCACCTTTAGACACCGCATACA GTCTGGTAAAGCAGATTTCAGAATTGAAAGTAACCGGTGGTGTTGTAACGCAATGCTTAAAGtctcaaactttaaaaaaattaagcgaTGCAACAATTACAAACATTTTATTAAAGATTAACTCGAAACTTAACGGTATTAATCATACATTTGCCCAACG GCCGCGTTGCTTAAACGCACCGTGCATGTTAGTTGGTGCGGATGTCACTCATCCATCACCCGACGCTGTAGACATACCTTCGATCGCTGCT GTTGCTGCCAGCCACGACCCTAACGCTTTTAAATATAACATCGAACTGAGACTTCAGTCGCCAAGGGAAGAAATGATTCAAGATCTTGAGAATATTATGCGGAAACAGTTGGTATACTTCTATAAGAAAACAGGACAGAAGCCTTGCAAAATTATCTTTTATcg AGATGGCGTGAGCGAAGGGCAACTTCCGCAAGTGATGCATTACGAATTATCTGCTATAAAAAAAGCTCTCGCAAAGTTGGACAACTCTACCGAGCATAAAATTCCAATTACGTTCCTCGTGGTTCAGAAGAGACATCATATACGTCTTTTCCCCACTGATGCAAAGAATTCCGACGATAGGAACTTCAACGTGCAAGCGGGTACCATCGTCGACACGGAAATCACTCATCCAACTCACGTAGATTTCTACCTCGTATCACATGCTAGTATCCAA GGTACAGCAAGGCCTACAAAGTACAGGTGCATATGTAACGAAAATCAGCTGTCGGAAGATGAGATTGAGCAGCTGACGTATTACCTCTGTCATATGTTCGCACGTTGTACGAGATCCGTTAGCTACCCTGCACCCACCTATTACGCTCATTTAGCTGCGTTCAGGGCTCGCGCATGGATACACAA TGTTCCTTTAAACATAAGCAACCTACAAGAAGAGCAACTAAGGAAAATGACCATGCAAATGGAAAATTCACCCATGTTTTTTGTGTAG